ACCGGCACCGGGAGGCCGTGATCGAGCTGTCCTGGCTCTGCCAGGAGTGGATCAAGATTTACCGCACGTCCTACGGCACCCCGTCCCGCGCGGGGGACTGGCACGACCGGTACGCCCCGAACGTCAAGCGTCGCGTGATCGCAGCGCTCTCCAAGTGCTGCGATGACAAAGGGCATGTGGACGACCCCTGGGTCACCGACCCAAGGCAGCCCGGGGCCCCGCAGGCCATCGACGACGACGAGCAGCTCTCCACCTGGCTGAACTGGGACCTCGGGAGCCGCGCCGACGCACCCGCCCCGGGGCCCGTAGCAGACCGCTAGCGGCCCGAACGACGGAAGCCCCCAGCGCAATTGCGCTGGGGGCTTCGTGCTGCCTTCCACGGCCTTCTGGCTACGTCTCCCACGGCGCCCAGAGGGCGTCTCCTCCGATCACCCACGCCAGGGTGTTCTCCGCCCCGGTCAGGTAGCCCTGGCCCTTCTCCTGGGCGACCTTGCGCAGTTCGGGCTCCGCGATCCCGCCCTGCATCGCCTCGTGCGCCCGGTATTGCTCTCGCTTGGCGTCGTTGCCAGTGACGGGACGTCCGAGCGGCGTCGGGCTGACCGGCGGCTGCTCGGTGCGGCCGGTGGCCCAGTTCAGCACGGCAAGCAGGCCCTTGTCGTAGCCGTCATGTCTGTTGCTGCTGTAGCCGTTCGCCGTGACGTGGTCGATCATCGCCACGAGCTCGTGCTCTGGCCGCAGCTGCGGCGGCGTCCACTCCGGTGCGGTGCTCAACTCGGCTCACCTCCTGGTCGGTTGAGGGTACGGGCGCGGCCGACCCCACGGGCCAGCACCACCGTTAGTAGCTGATGGTCGGGCCCTGGTCCTGCTCGACCTGCGGCGCGACCTCGACCTCGGCTTCCCGGCCGCGGGCGACCTCGGCCTGCTCGGCCCGGGTGGCATCGTCCGCCTGGTCGCGCTCGGCCTGCCGGGAAGCAATCTCGGCGAGCGCACCGCGCGCCCGGTCGAGGTCCTCCTGCAGGTCCGCCAACTGGGCCGGGAGCGGCTGCTGGGAGGTGAACGTGGCAAGGTGCTGGGCATCGTGCTGGTTCTCCTGCTCCGGTCCGGCCTGCGTCGCCTGGGCCTCGGGGGAGCGGTCCGTACCCTCGCTGAGCTGCTGCGCGTACTGCTGCTCGTAGAACTCGCGGTACCGATCCTCAGCGGTGGGCGCAGAGACTGCCGACGCCATCTCCTGCTCCGGGGCCTCCGGCTGCAGCTCCGCCTCGACGTCCTGCTCGGCCTCGACCTCGACCTCATCGGCCGCCTGCTCGGGGCGCTGCTCGTACGTCTCGCTCTCGATCTCCCAGTTGAGCTCCGGGAGCTGCTCGGCGTCGTACTCGACCTCGCCCTCGGCATCGCGGGCCGCGACGGCCTGCTCGCGCAGCTGCTGCTCGTACGCGGCGAGCGCTGCGTCCAGCTCCGGGTTGGGCTCGTACGTGTACGTGTCGGTGCCCGCGGTGAGCTCGGCGGTCTCCTCGACCTGCGGGGCCTCAACCTCGGGCGCGTCCAGGGACTCCTCGACCTGCCAGGTCTCGCCCTCCACGGTCCAGTCGAACTCCGGGGCGTCCGTGGTGCCGGCCGCGCGGTACCGCTCCTCGTACGCGCCGAGCGCCTGGTCGAGCTCCTCCTGCTCCTCGTGCGTCAGCGGGGCCAGCTCGGCCTCGTCGCGCACCTCGGGGGCCTCGTCGAGGGTCTCGCCCTCCACGGTCCAGTCGATCTCCGGCGCCTGGTCGAGGTCGTACTCGGCCTCGGCGACGAGCTCCTCGTCGAGGTCCTGGTCCTGCTGCTCGGCCTGCTCGGCGTTCTGCTGCTCGGCGAGCGCTTGGTCGTCGAGGCCACGGCGGCCCAGCTCGTCGCGGGCGGCCTCGGCGGCCTCTCGGGCCGGGGCGGTCTCCTCGTACCACGCGGCGCGGGCCCCGTCGATCTGCTCCAGCACCTCGACGCGCTCGGACAGCGTGGCCACCAGGTCCTCGTAGCCGCGGGCCTGCGCCTCAAGCTCCGCGCGCTGCTCGGCGTCGGTGGTCTGGTCGGCGTCGGCCTGAGCCAGGATCGCCTTCTCCTCGTAGCGGAGAACGGTCTGGCGGGCCTCGGACAGCTCCTCGCCGACGTGCGCCGGGGCCCACGACTTCTCGCGCTCGTAGCGGGCCACCATCTCGCGCAGGGCGGCGTCGTTGGTCCTGGCCAGAGCCTGCTCGTCCTCGGTGCGGCCAAGGGCGGCGTGCGCGGCCTCCCACGCGGCGCGCTGCTCGACCGCACCCTTCGCCGGCAGGCGGCCGATCGCAGTGTTCGGCGCGTCGATGTTGTAGAGCTCGCGGTATCCCTCGACGGTGCCCGCACGGCGGGCCCACTCCGCACGGTCGAGGAGGTCCTCGGGCACGGGGCCGAAGTGGCGTACGGCCCACTCCGGGGGCTCCTCACACAGACGCTCTCCGAGGACGTCGCGGCGGGCGTCCATGGCCTCGGCCAGCTCGCGGGCGACCTGGCCCTCGATTCCGGGCATGTCGGGGGTGCGGTCCGTCCAGCTGTGCCCGGCGGGGGCGTTCTCCGGCTGGCGGTCCTTGAGCTCCTGCTCGATCCGCCAGTTGATCAGAGCGGTCACGTTGTCCGGCTCCGGGCTGGTCATCGACGCGCACGTGATGGCGTTCTGCAGCACCTGCGGCCCGTCGTGACCGGCCAGTTCAGCCTCGCGCAGTGCCCGGTAGATGGTGCTCGGGTCCTGCTGCCGCATGGTGGCGTACTGCTCCTCGGACAGCAGCTGCCGCAGCTGCGGCTCGTACTGGTCGCGCACGTGCTGGGTGACGTAGTCCCGCCAGCGCGGCTCCAGCGCCGGGATCGACTCGGCCCAGTCCTGCGACTCGCGCAGCTCCTGCAGCGCGGACAGGTCGCCCCCGTCGCGTTCGACGGCGGTCTGCAGCATGGACATCGCGTCCTGGTCGAGCTTCTGCAGCCGGTGCTCGTCGGCCGGGACCTGGCACGCGGCAAACGCGCGGTTGTACCGCTGGGCGCGGGTCAGGCCCGGGTACACCTGCTCACGCGTCATCCCTTCCTCGACCAGCAGGTATCCGCCGTAGCCGACCGTACGGCCCTGTACCGCATGGACCGTGCCCGCGTACGCGAGCGCGACGTTCTCCTGGACGTAGGAAGCGGGAAGGGTGAGGGTTCCGGCGAGCCGTTCGGTGCCGTCGTCGTTGCGGCCGGCTACCCGGCAGGCGGTCAGCTGTCCGTCGTCACCGATGCCGGTCACCCGGTAGACGCGGCGGTTGAGCACCATCCGGCCCTCGGAGTCCTTGAGCTTGACGTCGTTCTCGCGGGTCTGGATGAGGTCGCCGACCCCCGCGCGGTTGTCGTCGCGCAGCGCCGTGCCGTGCTCCTCGACGAGTCCGTACCGGACGAGCTGGGTACGGATTTCCCTGCTCAGTTCGGTGGCGCGGGCGTTGGTTGCGGTCATGACCACGGACTCGCGCTGCGCGAGCGTGTCTGCCACGTACGCCTGGATCGTGGCGGCCTTCATCTCCTCCAGCGTGCCGCCCATGATCAGGCCGCGCCGGTCGTACTCCTCCAGCGCGCGGACGTCGCCGCGGCGCAGGGCAAGGCTCGCCTTGGCCTCCCACTCGCGGACCGTGCCGTCCGGCTCGCGGAAGCGGCGTACGTTCGACAGGGAGTAGTGCGGGCCTTCCTCGACCATCGTGCGCAGCAGGCCGCCGGCCTCGGGGGACTGCATCTGCTGCTGGTCGCCGATGAGCACGAGCTTGGCCCCGGCCTCCTCACAGAGCTCGGAGACGCGGGCGATGTGGTCGGTGGACGCCATACCGGCCTCGTCGAGGACCACCAGGTCGCCCGCGCGCAGCCGGAACGTCTCGACGTCCTTGGCGCTGCCGAGGCCCTTGGCGTAGTAGTCGACGAATCGAGTGGTGTTGGTCCGGATCTCGATGCCTTCCTCGCCGAGGACCTCGGCGGCAACGGCGCTGGGGCCAAGGCCGATGACGCGGCCGCCGGTCTGCTCCTGCCATGCGTCGGCGATGACGCCGGTCGCGTAGCTCTTACCGGCGCCGGCGGGGCCCTCAACCACGGAGATCCGCTTGCTGTCGCCGAGGACTCCGCGGACGACGTCGGCCTGGTCGGCGGTGACGCCGGACTCCTTCACCACCTCGTCGATGGCCAGCTGGGACAGGCACGGGGCGCCGGTCTGGTGGGCGCGGGAGGCGACGCGGTCCTCGGTA
Above is a genomic segment from Streptomyces sp. NBC_01750 containing:
- the mobF gene encoding MobF family relaxase, producing the protein MLRITAISGGEAGLNYLLSGSGCAGGHQADAEVTLNGPEGYFAKGTEHGTPLAVWIGEGLSEWGLAEGASATERDIRAVFGKHAHPEEYRAAVSDAKAYIDENGITGTAAEKIMADAEASARRGRKPYEFRTIEERIDDRLAKEPDADPERVAEIRREERDKGQRSPAMYFDQTYSAQKSVSTYLTALEAAGRHEDAATVRAAHNEAIQAAMKVFEKEAGFGRIGYHGQAKNGRPSTGRYVDSEGFTAAIFTHEVSREGDPQLHAHVAVLNKIKVHDEDGNERWVTLDSRAMHKAREAAAAVYERTLEQVVERDLPVVFGQRPDGLAREIKGFEPELLEALSTRSFQVDQRFEELLEQYRQDHGREPSALVKTRLKEIATLDTRDPKRNEHQSAEARIERATRIANDTVEGGLLGALERVEQVGLETRFAEAEEAGFDREQVITESLEALQTKRSTWDRSELIQQLNTTLGDSLPRDIPLAPLANELADEALKSGKYGVVQTAGLSIIEDAPSRIRQSDGRSVFSPSALASEKFALEEHLSTEDRVASRAHQTGAPCLSQLAIDEVVKESGVTADQADVVRGVLGDSKRISVVEGPAGAGKSYATGVIADAWQEQTGGRVIGLGPSAVAAEVLGEEGIEIRTNTTRFVDYYAKGLGSAKDVETFRLRAGDLVVLDEAGMASTDHIARVSELCEEAGAKLVLIGDQQQMQSPEAGGLLRTMVEEGPHYSLSNVRRFREPDGTVREWEAKASLALRRGDVRALEEYDRRGLIMGGTLEEMKAATIQAYVADTLAQRESVVMTATNARATELSREIRTQLVRYGLVEEHGTALRDDNRAGVGDLIQTRENDVKLKDSEGRMVLNRRVYRVTGIGDDGQLTACRVAGRNDDGTERLAGTLTLPASYVQENVALAYAGTVHAVQGRTVGYGGYLLVEEGMTREQVYPGLTRAQRYNRAFAACQVPADEHRLQKLDQDAMSMLQTAVERDGGDLSALQELRESQDWAESIPALEPRWRDYVTQHVRDQYEPQLRQLLSEEQYATMRQQDPSTIYRALREAELAGHDGPQVLQNAITCASMTSPEPDNVTALINWRIEQELKDRQPENAPAGHSWTDRTPDMPGIEGQVARELAEAMDARRDVLGERLCEEPPEWAVRHFGPVPEDLLDRAEWARRAGTVEGYRELYNIDAPNTAIGRLPAKGAVEQRAAWEAAHAALGRTEDEQALARTNDAALREMVARYEREKSWAPAHVGEELSEARQTVLRYEEKAILAQADADQTTDAEQRAELEAQARGYEDLVATLSERVEVLEQIDGARAAWYEETAPAREAAEAARDELGRRGLDDQALAEQQNAEQAEQQDQDLDEELVAEAEYDLDQAPEIDWTVEGETLDEAPEVRDEAELAPLTHEEQEELDQALGAYEERYRAAGTTDAPEFDWTVEGETWQVEESLDAPEVEAPQVEETAELTAGTDTYTYEPNPELDAALAAYEQQLREQAVAARDAEGEVEYDAEQLPELNWEIESETYEQRPEQAADEVEVEAEQDVEAELQPEAPEQEMASAVSAPTAEDRYREFYEQQYAQQLSEGTDRSPEAQATQAGPEQENQHDAQHLATFTSQQPLPAQLADLQEDLDRARGALAEIASRQAERDQADDATRAEQAEVARGREAEVEVAPQVEQDQGPTISY